A region from the Alnus glutinosa chromosome 5, dhAlnGlut1.1, whole genome shotgun sequence genome encodes:
- the LOC133869310 gene encoding uncharacterized protein LOC133869310 isoform X1, translating into MLEKIGLPAKPALRGNNWVVDSSHCQGCNSQFTFINRKHHCRRCGGLFCNSCTQQRMFLRGQGDSPVRICEPCKKLEDAARFEMRHGHKGRAGRGSSKLTSKYEDEVLNQILGSAREESFSSVQESNNEIVSSIQRATSSASCSNAQEVDTLDGGGEMHGSISRNEPNHSKGEMGSASPEELRQRALDEKNTYRILKGEGKSEEALKAFKRGKELERQAEALEIYLRKSRKRALSSGNMADIQNKDDPKESGRKNKIIPRSFKEKDDLAAELRELGWSDKDFHDEDKKPASMSLEGELLSLLGEVSQKTNRNEVSGGIDKTNVVALKKKALMLKREGKLAEAKEELKRAKVLEKQLEEEELLAGAEDSDDELSALIHSMDNNKEELSILYEQEHGFDFDHIVGPSDDFIVDSNFEVTDEDMEDPEIVDALKSLGWTEDSSHPKNILHQSVPVDTEAMLSEIQNLKREALNQKRAGNVKEAMAKLKKAKLLERDLESFESQKDNFIVQNPTVSQKHSTSLLADKFFTSTEVDDGDVNAKENGDPRLAPKSRLTIQKELLTLKKKALALKREGRLDEAEEELKKGKVLEHQLEQMDNALKGKATQVTVGSKDPDLSYKHPDINKILPLGEGDGEEDITDQDMHDPTYLSLLKNLGWTDEDNELANSASKPSKQDDNLSMQISESPSTQSRPNVLVRASRSKAELQRELLSLKRKALALRRQGKTEEAEEVLRNAKVLEAQIAEIEAPKEEVQIESNRPKNEIYNPPVESSVMEGDEGEVPALHSMLKNLGRNELKPVTMPERPKQVDINTLHTMDPSVIGSSSDPPVAAPRSKGEIQRELLSLKRKALALRRKGETEQAEETLRIAKVLEAQLEDLEAPKKELLVNASEHKRPEPFELLVTHENDGNSKDAVEVNKGSAPAVASLNNEVFQSSVDSGKTESDMVNPPFWDSGILIPVISQFTEKKNPSCVELGTSGKISPPENNKTAGTCYVSPPGQSLNMKDLLTGDDWSFSQKSDERQVEKLNFGSDVSSLTSPAIRLGSLSSPKEDLGSKDDVTTEKREMVNADEKTHIHKANSVQGFVSVKNDSSLQQEILAHKRKAVALKREGKLTEAREELRQAKLLEKSLEDNPQPKTGPSDLSTSNVPFVEKREQGISNLAPKPLSSRDRFKLQQESLSHKRQALKLRREGRMEEAEAESELAKALETQLEELAAHDSAGSSVGKLEPVDDVVVEDLLDPQLLSALKAIGVEDANTVVSHVPERREPLKLNVGKSGNSNLERTQLEEQIKAEKVKAVKLKRSGKQGEALDALRHAKLLEKKLNSLASQ; encoded by the coding sequence GCAGTTCCAAATTGACTTCAAAGTATGAGGATGAAGTTCTGAATCAGATTCTGGGTAGTGCGCGGGAGGAATCTTTTTCATCGGTGCAGGAGTCAAACAATGAGATTGTTTCTAGTATTCAAAGGGCAACTAGCAGTGCATCCTGTTCAAATGCTCAAGAAGTTGATACTCTGGATGGGGGAGGAGAAATGCATGGAAGTATTTCTCGCAATGAACCTAATCATTCAAAGGGTGAGATGGGATCTGCTAGTCCTGAGGAATTGCGTCAGCGAGCTTTGGATGAGAAAAATACATATAGAATTCTGAAAGGAGAAGGGAAGTCAGAGGAAGCTCTCAAAGCCTTTAAGAGAGGGAAAGAGCTTGAGAGGCAGGCTGAGGCTTTGGAAATATACTTAAGAAAAAGCCGTAAAAGGGCTTTATCTTCTGGAAACATGGCTGATATCCAGAATAAAGATGACCCTAAAGAATCTGGGAGAAAAAATAAGATCATTCCTCGTTCGTTCAAAGAAAAGGATGACCTTGCTGCTGAACTCAGAGAACTGGGATGGTCTGATAAAGATTTCCATGATGAAGATAAAAAGCCAGCAAGTATGAGTTTGGAGGGTGAACTGTTGTCTCTTCTTGGAGAAGTCTCTCAGAAGACTAACAGAAATGAGGTTAGTGGTGGCATTGACAAGACCAATGTTGTTGCTCTCAAGAAAAAGGCACTCATGTTGAAGCGTGAAGGGAAGCTAGCAGAAGCCAAGGAAGAATTGAAGCGAGCCAAAGTTTTAGAGAAACAACTTGAAGAAGAGGAACTCTTGGCTGGGGCTGAAGATTCTGATGATGAGCTTTCTGCATTAATCCATAGTATGGACAATAATAAAGAAGAATTGTCAATTCTATATGAGCAAGAGCATGGTTTTGATTTTGATCATATTGTAGGCCCTTCTGATGATTTTATTGTTGATAGTAATTTTGAAGTGACAGATGAGGATATGGAGGATCCTGAAATAGTTGATGCTTTGAAATCACTTGGTTGGACTGAAGACTCTAGTCATCCAAAAAACATTTTGCACCAGTCTGTTCCTGTTGACACAGAAGCGATGTTAAGTGAAATTCAGAATTTGAAGAGAGAGGCTCTTAATCAAAAAAGGGCAGGTAATGTTAAAGAGGCAATGGCAAAGCTTAAGAAGGCAAAGCTTCTTGAAAGGGACCTTGAAAGCTTTGAGTCTCAAAAGGATAACTTTATTGTTCAGAATCCCACAGTATCTCAGAAACACTCAACTTCTCTACTGGCTGATAAATTTTTTACCTCAACAGAGGTTGATGATGGAGATGTTAATGCAAAGGAAAATGGTGATCCCAGACTTGCACCGAAGAGTAGATTAACGATTCAGAAGGAGCTTCTGACATTGAAAAAGAAGGCACTTGCTTTGAAAAGGGAAGGAAGATTAGATGAGGCAGAAGAAGAATTGAAAAAGGGTAAGGTTCTTGAGCATCAGCTTGAACAGATGGATAATGCTTTGAAGGGGAAGGCTACACAGGTTACTGTTGGTAGTAAAGACCCAGATTTGTCATACAAACATCCTGATATCAATAAAATTCTTCCACTTGGAGAAGGAGATGGCGAAGAAGACATAACAGATCAAGATATGCATGACCCAACCTATCTTTCACTTCTTAAGAATTTAGGTTGGACTGATGAAGACAATGAGCTCGCAAATTCTGCATCCAAACCTTCTAAGCAAGATGATAATCTTTCTATGCAGATAAGTGAGTCTCCTTCAACTCAATCCCGTCCAAATGTCTTGGTCAGGGCATCAAGAAGTAAAGCTGAACTCCAGAGGGAACTCTTAAGCTTAAAGAGAAAGGCTCTTGCTCTTAGACGCCAAGGGAAGACTGAGGAGGCAGAGGAAGTTCTTAGGAATGCAAAAGTATTAGAGGCTCAGATAGCGGAGATTGAAGCTCCAAAGGAAGAAGTTCAGATTGAATCTAATAGGCCTAAAAACGAGATCTACAACCCGCCTGTTGAGAGTTCAGTGATGGAAGGAGATGAAGGGGAAGTTCCAGCACTACACTCAATGCTAAAGAATCTGGGGCGGAACGAACTTAAACCTGTAACCATGCCAGAGAGGCCTAAACAAGTTGATATTAATACCTTACATACTATGGATCCATCTGTAATTGGATCCTCTTCTGACCCTCCTGTTGCAGCACCAAGAAGTAAGGGAGAAATCCAAAGGGAACTTTTGAGTTTGAAAAGAAAGGCCCTTGCTCTTAGACGTAAGGGAGAAACAGAACAAGCAGAGGAAACATTGAGAATCGCTAAGGTACTAGAAGCCCAGCTAGAAGATCTGGAAGCCCCGAAAAAGGAACTTTTGGTTAATGCTTCCGAGCATAAAAGACCTGAGCCTTTTGAGTTATTGGTTACTCATGAAAACGATGGGAATTCCAAAGATGCAGTGGAAGTAAATAAAGGGTCAGCCCCAGCAGTGGCGAGTCTAAATAACGAAGTTTTTCAGTCATCAGTGGATTCAGGAAAAACGGAAAGTGACATGGTTAATCCTCCCTTTTGGGATTCTGGTATCTTGATTCCAGTAATCTCTCAGTTCACtgagaaaaaaaatccatcttGTGTAGAATTGGGTACTTCAGGTAAAATTAGTCCTCCGGAAAACAACAAAACAGCAGGCACTTGTTACGTCTCTCCACCTGGCCAGTCTTTGAACATGAAGGATCTGCTGACTGGTGATGATTGGAGTTTTTCTCAAAAGTCGGATGAAAGGCAAGTGGAGAAATTAAATTTTGGTTCTGATGTTTCATCTCTTACTAGTCCTGCTATTCGTTTGGGATCCCTATCAAGTCCCAAAGAAGATCTTGGAAGCAAGGATGATGTTACAACCGAGAAAAGAGAAATGGTAAATGCAGATGAGAAGACACATATACATAAAGCAAATTCAGTCCAGGGATTTGTTTCTGTCAAAAATGACAGCTCCCTGCAGCAAGAAATTTTGGCTCATAAGAGGAAAGCAGTTGCTTTAAAGAGAGAAGGGAAATTGACAGAAGCTCGTGAGGAACTTCGTCAGGCAAAGCTGCTTGAGAAGAGTCTGGAGGACAATCCCCAGCCAAAAACTGGTCCTAGTGATTTGTCTACTTCTAACGTTCCTTTTGTTGAAAAAAGGGAGCAGGGTATATCAAATTTGGCTCCGAAACCACTGTCGAGTCGTGATCGTTTCAAATTGCAACAGGAATCTCTTAGCCACAAACGTCAGGCCCTCAAGCTGCGAAGGGAAGGCCGGATGGAAGAAGCAGAGGCTGAGTCTGAGTTGGCCAAGGCACTTGAAACCCAGTTGGAGGAGTTGGCTGCTCATGATTCTGCAGGGTCTTCTGTTGGTAAATTAGAACCAGTAGATGATGTGGTTGTTGAGGATCTTCTTGATCCTCAACTGTTATCGGCCTTAAAAGCGATTGGCGTGGAAGATGCTAATACAGTGGTGTCACACGTCCCAGAAAGACGAGAGCCTCTGAAACTCAATGTTGGTAAAAGTGGGAATTCTAATCTAGAGAGAACTCAATTGGAAGAACAGATCAAAGCAGAGAAGGTAAAGGCTGTAAAGTTGAAACGTTCAGGAAAGCAAGGTGAGGCCTTGGATGCTCTTCGGCATGCCAAACTTCTTGAAAAGAAGCTGAATTCCTTGGCTTCACAATGA
- the LOC133869320 gene encoding (3S,6E)-nerolidol synthase 1 isoform X2: MSSFSMASTTQSFFAPSNPPNSKTDNPNPYSLTSMTGAQHDWIGSIARDHSLASPPLEPHNYGIQHDMGVVSIQHAQKLEVCRHVLKKIGEDHHHPFESLYMIDAVQRLDVDKYFQEETEAILHGHYVKNVSHGDCGHELHEVALRFRLLRQQGYHVPADVFNNFKDKEGKFNKELAEDINGLMALYEASQLNIEGEDILDEARNFSEQLLNARVRHFDHDNQLRVVENTLRHPYHKSLARFMAKNFFGNSQETNGWPNDLQLLAKIDFNMVQSMHQKEIVQISKWWRDLGLAKELKFARNQPLKWYICSMVCLTDPELSDERLELTKPISLVYIIDDIFDVYGTLEELTLFTEAIKKWDFAALEQLPEYMKMCFKALYDITNEISYKIYRKHGWNPIDYLRKTWASLCNAFLVEAKWFASGHSPKSEEYLENAVVSSGVHVVLVHTFFLLGQHITKETEDLVDNIPGIISSPATILRLWDDLGSAMDECQDGRDGSYIDYYVKEHQGCSIKEAREKVVNMISDAWKRLNKECLSPNPFSAAFTKASLNIARMVPLLYNYDDNHCLPSFEEHLKSVLYESVSL; the protein is encoded by the exons ATGTCCTCATTCTCCATGGCATCGACTACTCAATCCTTCTTTGCTCCCTCCAATCCCCCAAACTCAAAAACTGACAATCCAAATCCCTACAGCCTGACCTCTATGACTGGTGCTCAACACGATTGGATCGGGAGCATTGCCCGTGATCACTCATTGGCTTCTCCTCCCCTGGAACCACACAACTATGGAATTCAACATGATATG GGCGTTGTTAGTATCCAACATGCACAAAAATTGGAAGTATGCAGGCATGTACTAAAGAAAATAGGAGAGGATCATCATCATCCATTTGAAAGTCTATACATGATTGATGCTGTCCAACGTCTGGACGTTGACAAATACTTTCAGGAAGAGACTGAAGCAATTTTACATGGCCATTATGTAAAAAACGTGTCTCACGGTGACTGCGGTCATGAGCTTCATGAGGTTGCTCTTCGCTTTCGACTGTTGAGACAACAAGGTTACCATGTGCCTGCCG ATGTTTTTAACAACTTCAAGGACAAGGAGGGGAAGTTTAACAAAGAACTGGCTGAAGACATTAACGGATTGATGGCTTTGTATGAAGCTTCACAGCTAAACATAGAAGGTGAAGACATACTCGATGAAGCTAGAAACTTTAGTGAGCAGCTCCTGAATGCACGGGTGAGACATTTTGATCATGACAACCAACTCAGAGTTGTTGAGAATACTTTGAGGCATCCTTACCACAAAAGCTTGGCAAGGTTCATGGCCAAAAACTTTTTTGGTAATTCTCAAGAGACAAATGGATGGCCGAATGATTTACAACTACTAGCAAAAATAGATTTCAATATGGTCCAATCCATGCACCAAAAGGAAATTGTTCAAATTTCCAA ATGGTGGAGAGATCTTGGTTTGGCTAAGGAGCTTAAGTTTGCGAGGAACCAACCCCTCAAATGGTACATTTGTTCAATGGTGTGTCTTACAGATCCAGAGTTGTCAGACGAAAGGCTTGAGCTCACAAAACCCATTTCTCTTGTCTACATAATAGACGACATTTTCGATGTTTATGGAACGCTTGAGGAACTCACTCTCTTCACAGAAGCTATCAAAAA ATGGGATTTTGCTGCTCTTGAGCAATTACCAGAGTACATGAAGATGTGCTTCAAGGCTCTTTACGACATCACTAATGAAATTAGCTACAAGATATATCGAAAGCATGGGTGGAACCCTATCGACTATCTAAGAAAgacg TGGGCGAGTTTGTGCAATGCCTTTCTAGTAGAGGCAAAATGGTTTGCTTCTGGGCACTCACCGAAGTCagaagagtatttggaaaatGCAGTTGTTAGTTCAGGGGTTCATGTGGTTCTCGTTcacactttctttcttttgggtcAGCATATAACCAAGGAAACTGAAGATCTTGTTGATAACATACCGGGCATTATATCTTCTCCGGCCACAATTCTTCGTCTTTGGGATGACTTGGGAAGTGCCATG GATGAGTGTCAAGATGGGCGCGATGGATCATACATAGACTACTACGTGAAGGAACACCAAGGTTGTTCCATCAAAGAGGCACGAGAGAAGGTTGTGAATATGATTTCAGACGCATGGAAGCGCCTAAACAAAGAGTGCCTCTCTCCCAATCCATTTTCAGCAGCATTCACTAAGGCTTCTCTTAATATTGCAAGAATGGTTCCATTGTTGTATAATTACGACGACAACCATTGCCTTCCAAGCTTCGAGGAGCATTTGAAATCTGTGCTTTATGAAAGCGTGTCACTTTAG
- the LOC133869310 gene encoding uncharacterized protein LOC133869310 isoform X2 yields MHGSISRNEPNHSKGEMGSASPEELRQRALDEKNTYRILKGEGKSEEALKAFKRGKELERQAEALEIYLRKSRKRALSSGNMADIQNKDDPKESGRKNKIIPRSFKEKDDLAAELRELGWSDKDFHDEDKKPASMSLEGELLSLLGEVSQKTNRNEVSGGIDKTNVVALKKKALMLKREGKLAEAKEELKRAKVLEKQLEEEELLAGAEDSDDELSALIHSMDNNKEELSILYEQEHGFDFDHIVGPSDDFIVDSNFEVTDEDMEDPEIVDALKSLGWTEDSSHPKNILHQSVPVDTEAMLSEIQNLKREALNQKRAGNVKEAMAKLKKAKLLERDLESFESQKDNFIVQNPTVSQKHSTSLLADKFFTSTEVDDGDVNAKENGDPRLAPKSRLTIQKELLTLKKKALALKREGRLDEAEEELKKGKVLEHQLEQMDNALKGKATQVTVGSKDPDLSYKHPDINKILPLGEGDGEEDITDQDMHDPTYLSLLKNLGWTDEDNELANSASKPSKQDDNLSMQISESPSTQSRPNVLVRASRSKAELQRELLSLKRKALALRRQGKTEEAEEVLRNAKVLEAQIAEIEAPKEEVQIESNRPKNEIYNPPVESSVMEGDEGEVPALHSMLKNLGRNELKPVTMPERPKQVDINTLHTMDPSVIGSSSDPPVAAPRSKGEIQRELLSLKRKALALRRKGETEQAEETLRIAKVLEAQLEDLEAPKKELLVNASEHKRPEPFELLVTHENDGNSKDAVEVNKGSAPAVASLNNEVFQSSVDSGKTESDMVNPPFWDSGILIPVISQFTEKKNPSCVELGTSGKISPPENNKTAGTCYVSPPGQSLNMKDLLTGDDWSFSQKSDERQVEKLNFGSDVSSLTSPAIRLGSLSSPKEDLGSKDDVTTEKREMVNADEKTHIHKANSVQGFVSVKNDSSLQQEILAHKRKAVALKREGKLTEAREELRQAKLLEKSLEDNPQPKTGPSDLSTSNVPFVEKREQGISNLAPKPLSSRDRFKLQQESLSHKRQALKLRREGRMEEAEAESELAKALETQLEELAAHDSAGSSVGKLEPVDDVVVEDLLDPQLLSALKAIGVEDANTVVSHVPERREPLKLNVGKSGNSNLERTQLEEQIKAEKVKAVKLKRSGKQGEALDALRHAKLLEKKLNSLASQ; encoded by the coding sequence ATGCATGGAAGTATTTCTCGCAATGAACCTAATCATTCAAAGGGTGAGATGGGATCTGCTAGTCCTGAGGAATTGCGTCAGCGAGCTTTGGATGAGAAAAATACATATAGAATTCTGAAAGGAGAAGGGAAGTCAGAGGAAGCTCTCAAAGCCTTTAAGAGAGGGAAAGAGCTTGAGAGGCAGGCTGAGGCTTTGGAAATATACTTAAGAAAAAGCCGTAAAAGGGCTTTATCTTCTGGAAACATGGCTGATATCCAGAATAAAGATGACCCTAAAGAATCTGGGAGAAAAAATAAGATCATTCCTCGTTCGTTCAAAGAAAAGGATGACCTTGCTGCTGAACTCAGAGAACTGGGATGGTCTGATAAAGATTTCCATGATGAAGATAAAAAGCCAGCAAGTATGAGTTTGGAGGGTGAACTGTTGTCTCTTCTTGGAGAAGTCTCTCAGAAGACTAACAGAAATGAGGTTAGTGGTGGCATTGACAAGACCAATGTTGTTGCTCTCAAGAAAAAGGCACTCATGTTGAAGCGTGAAGGGAAGCTAGCAGAAGCCAAGGAAGAATTGAAGCGAGCCAAAGTTTTAGAGAAACAACTTGAAGAAGAGGAACTCTTGGCTGGGGCTGAAGATTCTGATGATGAGCTTTCTGCATTAATCCATAGTATGGACAATAATAAAGAAGAATTGTCAATTCTATATGAGCAAGAGCATGGTTTTGATTTTGATCATATTGTAGGCCCTTCTGATGATTTTATTGTTGATAGTAATTTTGAAGTGACAGATGAGGATATGGAGGATCCTGAAATAGTTGATGCTTTGAAATCACTTGGTTGGACTGAAGACTCTAGTCATCCAAAAAACATTTTGCACCAGTCTGTTCCTGTTGACACAGAAGCGATGTTAAGTGAAATTCAGAATTTGAAGAGAGAGGCTCTTAATCAAAAAAGGGCAGGTAATGTTAAAGAGGCAATGGCAAAGCTTAAGAAGGCAAAGCTTCTTGAAAGGGACCTTGAAAGCTTTGAGTCTCAAAAGGATAACTTTATTGTTCAGAATCCCACAGTATCTCAGAAACACTCAACTTCTCTACTGGCTGATAAATTTTTTACCTCAACAGAGGTTGATGATGGAGATGTTAATGCAAAGGAAAATGGTGATCCCAGACTTGCACCGAAGAGTAGATTAACGATTCAGAAGGAGCTTCTGACATTGAAAAAGAAGGCACTTGCTTTGAAAAGGGAAGGAAGATTAGATGAGGCAGAAGAAGAATTGAAAAAGGGTAAGGTTCTTGAGCATCAGCTTGAACAGATGGATAATGCTTTGAAGGGGAAGGCTACACAGGTTACTGTTGGTAGTAAAGACCCAGATTTGTCATACAAACATCCTGATATCAATAAAATTCTTCCACTTGGAGAAGGAGATGGCGAAGAAGACATAACAGATCAAGATATGCATGACCCAACCTATCTTTCACTTCTTAAGAATTTAGGTTGGACTGATGAAGACAATGAGCTCGCAAATTCTGCATCCAAACCTTCTAAGCAAGATGATAATCTTTCTATGCAGATAAGTGAGTCTCCTTCAACTCAATCCCGTCCAAATGTCTTGGTCAGGGCATCAAGAAGTAAAGCTGAACTCCAGAGGGAACTCTTAAGCTTAAAGAGAAAGGCTCTTGCTCTTAGACGCCAAGGGAAGACTGAGGAGGCAGAGGAAGTTCTTAGGAATGCAAAAGTATTAGAGGCTCAGATAGCGGAGATTGAAGCTCCAAAGGAAGAAGTTCAGATTGAATCTAATAGGCCTAAAAACGAGATCTACAACCCGCCTGTTGAGAGTTCAGTGATGGAAGGAGATGAAGGGGAAGTTCCAGCACTACACTCAATGCTAAAGAATCTGGGGCGGAACGAACTTAAACCTGTAACCATGCCAGAGAGGCCTAAACAAGTTGATATTAATACCTTACATACTATGGATCCATCTGTAATTGGATCCTCTTCTGACCCTCCTGTTGCAGCACCAAGAAGTAAGGGAGAAATCCAAAGGGAACTTTTGAGTTTGAAAAGAAAGGCCCTTGCTCTTAGACGTAAGGGAGAAACAGAACAAGCAGAGGAAACATTGAGAATCGCTAAGGTACTAGAAGCCCAGCTAGAAGATCTGGAAGCCCCGAAAAAGGAACTTTTGGTTAATGCTTCCGAGCATAAAAGACCTGAGCCTTTTGAGTTATTGGTTACTCATGAAAACGATGGGAATTCCAAAGATGCAGTGGAAGTAAATAAAGGGTCAGCCCCAGCAGTGGCGAGTCTAAATAACGAAGTTTTTCAGTCATCAGTGGATTCAGGAAAAACGGAAAGTGACATGGTTAATCCTCCCTTTTGGGATTCTGGTATCTTGATTCCAGTAATCTCTCAGTTCACtgagaaaaaaaatccatcttGTGTAGAATTGGGTACTTCAGGTAAAATTAGTCCTCCGGAAAACAACAAAACAGCAGGCACTTGTTACGTCTCTCCACCTGGCCAGTCTTTGAACATGAAGGATCTGCTGACTGGTGATGATTGGAGTTTTTCTCAAAAGTCGGATGAAAGGCAAGTGGAGAAATTAAATTTTGGTTCTGATGTTTCATCTCTTACTAGTCCTGCTATTCGTTTGGGATCCCTATCAAGTCCCAAAGAAGATCTTGGAAGCAAGGATGATGTTACAACCGAGAAAAGAGAAATGGTAAATGCAGATGAGAAGACACATATACATAAAGCAAATTCAGTCCAGGGATTTGTTTCTGTCAAAAATGACAGCTCCCTGCAGCAAGAAATTTTGGCTCATAAGAGGAAAGCAGTTGCTTTAAAGAGAGAAGGGAAATTGACAGAAGCTCGTGAGGAACTTCGTCAGGCAAAGCTGCTTGAGAAGAGTCTGGAGGACAATCCCCAGCCAAAAACTGGTCCTAGTGATTTGTCTACTTCTAACGTTCCTTTTGTTGAAAAAAGGGAGCAGGGTATATCAAATTTGGCTCCGAAACCACTGTCGAGTCGTGATCGTTTCAAATTGCAACAGGAATCTCTTAGCCACAAACGTCAGGCCCTCAAGCTGCGAAGGGAAGGCCGGATGGAAGAAGCAGAGGCTGAGTCTGAGTTGGCCAAGGCACTTGAAACCCAGTTGGAGGAGTTGGCTGCTCATGATTCTGCAGGGTCTTCTGTTGGTAAATTAGAACCAGTAGATGATGTGGTTGTTGAGGATCTTCTTGATCCTCAACTGTTATCGGCCTTAAAAGCGATTGGCGTGGAAGATGCTAATACAGTGGTGTCACACGTCCCAGAAAGACGAGAGCCTCTGAAACTCAATGTTGGTAAAAGTGGGAATTCTAATCTAGAGAGAACTCAATTGGAAGAACAGATCAAAGCAGAGAAGGTAAAGGCTGTAAAGTTGAAACGTTCAGGAAAGCAAGGTGAGGCCTTGGATGCTCTTCGGCATGCCAAACTTCTTGAAAAGAAGCTGAATTCCTTGGCTTCACAATGA
- the LOC133869320 gene encoding (3S,6E)-nerolidol synthase 1 isoform X1: MSSFSMASTTQSFFAPSNPPNSKTDNPNPYSLTSMTGAQHDWIGSIARDHSLASPPLEPHNYGIQHDMLPCTLGLQGVVSIQHAQKLEVCRHVLKKIGEDHHHPFESLYMIDAVQRLDVDKYFQEETEAILHGHYVKNVSHGDCGHELHEVALRFRLLRQQGYHVPADVFNNFKDKEGKFNKELAEDINGLMALYEASQLNIEGEDILDEARNFSEQLLNARVRHFDHDNQLRVVENTLRHPYHKSLARFMAKNFFGNSQETNGWPNDLQLLAKIDFNMVQSMHQKEIVQISKWWRDLGLAKELKFARNQPLKWYICSMVCLTDPELSDERLELTKPISLVYIIDDIFDVYGTLEELTLFTEAIKKWDFAALEQLPEYMKMCFKALYDITNEISYKIYRKHGWNPIDYLRKTWASLCNAFLVEAKWFASGHSPKSEEYLENAVVSSGVHVVLVHTFFLLGQHITKETEDLVDNIPGIISSPATILRLWDDLGSAMDECQDGRDGSYIDYYVKEHQGCSIKEAREKVVNMISDAWKRLNKECLSPNPFSAAFTKASLNIARMVPLLYNYDDNHCLPSFEEHLKSVLYESVSL; encoded by the exons ATGTCCTCATTCTCCATGGCATCGACTACTCAATCCTTCTTTGCTCCCTCCAATCCCCCAAACTCAAAAACTGACAATCCAAATCCCTACAGCCTGACCTCTATGACTGGTGCTCAACACGATTGGATCGGGAGCATTGCCCGTGATCACTCATTGGCTTCTCCTCCCCTGGAACCACACAACTATGGAATTCAACATGATATG CTGCCATGCACGCTCGGTCTACAGGGCGTTGTTAGTATCCAACATGCACAAAAATTGGAAGTATGCAGGCATGTACTAAAGAAAATAGGAGAGGATCATCATCATCCATTTGAAAGTCTATACATGATTGATGCTGTCCAACGTCTGGACGTTGACAAATACTTTCAGGAAGAGACTGAAGCAATTTTACATGGCCATTATGTAAAAAACGTGTCTCACGGTGACTGCGGTCATGAGCTTCATGAGGTTGCTCTTCGCTTTCGACTGTTGAGACAACAAGGTTACCATGTGCCTGCCG ATGTTTTTAACAACTTCAAGGACAAGGAGGGGAAGTTTAACAAAGAACTGGCTGAAGACATTAACGGATTGATGGCTTTGTATGAAGCTTCACAGCTAAACATAGAAGGTGAAGACATACTCGATGAAGCTAGAAACTTTAGTGAGCAGCTCCTGAATGCACGGGTGAGACATTTTGATCATGACAACCAACTCAGAGTTGTTGAGAATACTTTGAGGCATCCTTACCACAAAAGCTTGGCAAGGTTCATGGCCAAAAACTTTTTTGGTAATTCTCAAGAGACAAATGGATGGCCGAATGATTTACAACTACTAGCAAAAATAGATTTCAATATGGTCCAATCCATGCACCAAAAGGAAATTGTTCAAATTTCCAA ATGGTGGAGAGATCTTGGTTTGGCTAAGGAGCTTAAGTTTGCGAGGAACCAACCCCTCAAATGGTACATTTGTTCAATGGTGTGTCTTACAGATCCAGAGTTGTCAGACGAAAGGCTTGAGCTCACAAAACCCATTTCTCTTGTCTACATAATAGACGACATTTTCGATGTTTATGGAACGCTTGAGGAACTCACTCTCTTCACAGAAGCTATCAAAAA ATGGGATTTTGCTGCTCTTGAGCAATTACCAGAGTACATGAAGATGTGCTTCAAGGCTCTTTACGACATCACTAATGAAATTAGCTACAAGATATATCGAAAGCATGGGTGGAACCCTATCGACTATCTAAGAAAgacg TGGGCGAGTTTGTGCAATGCCTTTCTAGTAGAGGCAAAATGGTTTGCTTCTGGGCACTCACCGAAGTCagaagagtatttggaaaatGCAGTTGTTAGTTCAGGGGTTCATGTGGTTCTCGTTcacactttctttcttttgggtcAGCATATAACCAAGGAAACTGAAGATCTTGTTGATAACATACCGGGCATTATATCTTCTCCGGCCACAATTCTTCGTCTTTGGGATGACTTGGGAAGTGCCATG GATGAGTGTCAAGATGGGCGCGATGGATCATACATAGACTACTACGTGAAGGAACACCAAGGTTGTTCCATCAAAGAGGCACGAGAGAAGGTTGTGAATATGATTTCAGACGCATGGAAGCGCCTAAACAAAGAGTGCCTCTCTCCCAATCCATTTTCAGCAGCATTCACTAAGGCTTCTCTTAATATTGCAAGAATGGTTCCATTGTTGTATAATTACGACGACAACCATTGCCTTCCAAGCTTCGAGGAGCATTTGAAATCTGTGCTTTATGAAAGCGTGTCACTTTAG